One stretch of Spirochaeta lutea DNA includes these proteins:
- the carA gene encoding glutamine-hydrolyzing carbamoyl-phosphate synthase small subunit: MNERTYLLLEDGTVYTGEAFGYPAPLVGDLDKGILRFSAVGEVVFNTAMSGYHEVLTDPSYTGQLITMTYPHIGNYGAQGDWNESSRAIDDRGASCDTRPVKAAGFIVRSLYRGPVPKGRITLDAFLNQHGIPGISGIDTRELTLALRDGGSQKGLILRSGDPQASELSDQEKQAGMEYLKAYPAMEGLNLVPEVGTRAVVENPAQGGPTIALLDCGVKANIVREFNKLGCRVVSYPATASAEEILSQKPQGVMISNGPGDPATLDQQIQTIKKLIGRVPVFGICLGHQLIAQAVGAKTYKMKFGHHGINHPVRDERTKKVFVTSQNHGFAVDEASLPDTVKVWFRNANDHSNEGIYSDELRIYSAQFHPESAPGPYDSLWIFEAFLQGIPGYSPSKPAGTSKTKENR; the protein is encoded by the coding sequence ATGAACGAGCGAACCTATCTGCTCCTGGAGGACGGGACAGTGTATACCGGGGAGGCATTTGGATATCCAGCCCCCTTGGTTGGCGACCTGGATAAGGGAATTCTGCGGTTCTCGGCAGTGGGCGAGGTAGTTTTTAATACTGCTATGTCTGGGTACCATGAGGTTCTCACCGATCCCTCCTACACCGGTCAGCTGATCACCATGACCTACCCGCATATCGGGAATTACGGTGCCCAGGGTGATTGGAACGAGAGCAGCCGCGCTATAGATGACCGGGGTGCCAGCTGCGATACCCGGCCGGTAAAGGCTGCTGGGTTTATCGTCCGAAGTCTGTATCGGGGACCGGTCCCCAAGGGGCGCATCACTCTGGACGCCTTTCTTAATCAACATGGAATCCCCGGCATTAGCGGAATCGATACCCGGGAGTTAACCTTGGCACTCCGGGACGGGGGGAGCCAAAAGGGACTTATCCTGCGTTCCGGCGATCCCCAGGCATCAGAATTGTCCGATCAAGAGAAACAGGCTGGGATGGAATATCTGAAGGCCTATCCCGCCATGGAAGGTCTTAATCTGGTTCCAGAGGTAGGTACCCGGGCTGTGGTAGAAAATCCCGCCCAAGGCGGGCCCACCATCGCCTTGTTGGACTGCGGGGTGAAGGCTAATATTGTGCGTGAGTTCAACAAGCTGGGGTGCAGGGTTGTAAGCTATCCTGCTACGGCAAGCGCGGAAGAAATCCTCTCCCAAAAGCCCCAGGGAGTCATGATCTCCAATGGTCCAGGGGATCCTGCGACCCTTGATCAACAGATACAGACCATTAAAAAACTCATCGGTAGGGTGCCCGTCTTCGGTATCTGCCTGGGGCATCAACTAATTGCCCAAGCGGTGGGTGCTAAGACCTACAAAATGAAGTTTGGGCACCATGGCATCAACCACCCGGTACGGGATGAACGAACGAAGAAGGTATTTGTTACCAGTCAAAATCATGGCTTTGCTGTGGATGAAGCATCCTTACCCGACACCGTAAAGGTTTGGTTCCGCAATGCCAACGACCATAGTAACGAGGGCATATACAGCGATGAGCTTCGGATATACAGTGCCCAGTTCCATCCTGAATCCGCACCGGGCCCCTACGATAGCCTCTGGATTTTCGAGGCATTCCTCCAGGGAATACCGGGCTACTCACCCAGCAAACCAGCCGGTACCAGTAAAACGAAGGAGAATCGCTAA
- a CDS encoding methyl-accepting chemotaxis protein produces the protein MKIQGRIFSVIFLVQITFLISIALYFVVLLQPVARIQSEQVVLQQLEGSIHREVLTLHRILTGQFDLETQNYRRSSQQTLEAFENVASLEFIPGISNSAAEAINSIGRLSGLIQNNRTRFFEAATTLAQAAEAQFSFLRTFQIKRLIEEGQAYPEVRQAAALTLSSKANLIDSLDSSLTVLDTQKDNLAGSIQRFEARSNRIALILIAVFFLINSVLSIFISRSLITGIRGIETLISGLTEGDLRARSASTRKDEIGRLSRNLDSFTLRLQQIIGQIQQESQSNRVVREKIVFSVDETSGAVNEIQGNMQSIRGVMEHLDTTIEGIVSANKELINGLQVTDQMVQDETQMVQQVSTAAHTLSQSLTGTLEITNSSNESTKELVTITESSKKQFTETVRAISEVDQRVSDITRMTSLIEDIAAQTQLLAMNAAIEAAHAGDRGAGFAVVAHEIRKLAEQSSGNSKEISDAVKRILAVIDSAGEQSKEMEAAFDTMTQAIDEVSSRYDRLFKEIASMQEVGNQILGSVSGLLEVAKKTQGTSQGMKGQASDVHSHMDEVQNLSHQVYAGMEEITIGITHINQEMLSLREQTDSMVKTSETLDQELQFFKTAREPESTPGEAEPETTESPEPTTAQTEGDGE, from the coding sequence TTGAAAATTCAAGGCCGTATTTTTTCCGTTATTTTCTTGGTCCAGATTACCTTTCTTATCTCAATTGCGCTGTATTTTGTGGTTCTGCTGCAGCCTGTCGCACGGATCCAATCCGAACAGGTGGTGCTTCAGCAACTGGAGGGTTCAATCCACCGGGAGGTACTCACCCTGCACAGAATCCTAACCGGGCAGTTTGATCTGGAGACTCAGAACTACCGGAGAAGCTCCCAACAGACCCTAGAAGCCTTTGAGAATGTTGCAAGCTTGGAGTTTATTCCGGGGATTTCCAACTCCGCTGCAGAAGCCATCAATTCCATAGGTCGGCTGAGCGGTTTGATTCAGAATAACCGGACCCGGTTTTTTGAGGCAGCTACAACCCTGGCCCAGGCTGCCGAAGCGCAATTTAGTTTCCTGCGGACCTTCCAAATTAAGCGGCTCATCGAAGAGGGCCAAGCGTACCCCGAGGTGCGCCAGGCTGCCGCCCTCACCCTCTCAAGTAAGGCGAATCTTATCGATAGTCTGGATTCGTCTCTGACCGTATTAGATACCCAGAAAGACAACCTCGCCGGCAGTATTCAACGCTTTGAAGCACGTTCGAACCGGATCGCTCTCATTCTGATCGCCGTATTCTTTCTCATCAACTCGGTCTTATCCATATTTATTTCACGGTCTCTGATAACGGGCATCCGGGGTATAGAAACCCTTATCAGCGGATTGACCGAGGGAGACCTTCGGGCCAGAAGCGCCAGCACCAGAAAGGACGAGATCGGTCGTCTGAGCAGAAACCTGGACAGCTTCACCCTCAGACTTCAACAAATTATCGGCCAAATCCAGCAGGAATCCCAATCGAACAGGGTGGTTCGGGAGAAGATCGTATTCTCTGTTGATGAAACCTCCGGAGCTGTTAACGAGATCCAGGGGAATATGCAGTCCATTCGCGGGGTGATGGAGCACCTGGATACCACCATTGAGGGCATCGTATCGGCGAATAAGGAGCTGATTAACGGCCTCCAGGTTACCGATCAGATGGTCCAGGACGAGACCCAGATGGTTCAGCAGGTTAGCACCGCGGCGCATACCCTCTCTCAGTCCTTAACCGGAACTCTAGAGATTACCAACAGCAGTAACGAGTCTACCAAGGAACTGGTTACCATTACCGAAAGTAGTAAAAAACAGTTCACGGAAACCGTCCGCGCCATATCCGAGGTAGATCAACGGGTAAGCGATATTACCCGGATGACCTCTCTCATTGAGGATATCGCAGCCCAAACCCAGCTCCTAGCCATGAACGCCGCCATTGAGGCCGCCCATGCGGGTGACCGTGGAGCGGGTTTTGCCGTGGTCGCCCATGAGATCCGGAAACTGGCTGAACAATCATCGGGGAACAGCAAAGAGATTTCTGATGCGGTTAAGCGGATTCTTGCGGTAATAGACAGTGCCGGCGAACAAAGCAAGGAGATGGAAGCCGCGTTTGATACCATGACCCAGGCAATTGACGAGGTTTCTTCGCGGTATGACCGGCTCTTTAAGGAAATAGCTTCCATGCAGGAGGTGGGAAATCAGATTCTCGGTTCAGTTTCAGGCCTCTTGGAGGTAGCGAAAAAGACCCAGGGGACATCCCAAGGCATGAAGGGGCAGGCGTCCGACGTACACAGCCATATGGATGAGGTACAGAACCTGTCCCACCAGGTCTATGCAGGCATGGAGGAAATAACCATTGGAATCACCCATATCAATCAGGAAATGCTTAGCCTGAGGGAACAGACCGATTCAATGGTTAAGACCAGCGAAACCCTTGACCAAGAGCTGCAGTTCTTCAAGACCGCCCGGGAGCCTGAATCGACCCCCGGGGAAGCAGAACCCGAAACTACCGAGTCTCCGGAACCTACAACCGCCCAGACGGAAGGGGACGGGGAATAA
- the carB gene encoding carbamoyl-phosphate synthase large subunit — MPARKDIKKILIIGSGPIVIGQACEFDYSGNQAVKALKEEGYEVVLVNPNPATIMTTPGTADTIYMDPLEVPYLEAIIAKERPDAVLPTMGGQTALNVTLDLGRAGVFERYNVELLGASIESIELAEDRGKFKDLMTKIGLDSPRSTLAHNYDEAMAFAEQQGVPLIIRPSYTLGGRGGSIANNWEDVGPFIKRALAESPVHQILIEESLVGWKEFEMEVMRDQADNAVIICSIENIDPMGVHTGDSITVAPIQTLSDVEYQRMRTASIEILRAVGVDCGGSNVQFALNPEDGRMIVIEMNPRVSRSSALASKATGFPIARSSARLAVGFTLDEIMNDITGKTVSCFEPSLDYAAVKVPRFELEKFPRGYAELGTQMKSVGESLALGRTVSEALNKAIRAAEFGFEGLEDLAHLNDEEILSMLKKLHPRRIFAAYTAIKRGGYPAIQQVADLTGYDPWFLYGMHEQAELEKKLARQELTDELLLEAKRLGLSDKRISKLVGQATFGERASHLSPREIEARREEAGIHAGYHFVDTCSGEFEAQTPYFYSTYGEVNESHPMQDRGVIILASGPNRIGQGLEFDTCCTLSSLAYRRQGVKTVIINSNPETVSTDFNVSDRLYIEPLTLEDVKEIMRAEGIRDVVVQLGGQTPLNMAEALEQWGARVVGTPVGSIKGAEDRRLFAELITRTGLRQPENRSAGTMSQVRAYAQEIGYPVLLRPSYVLGGRSMMVAFNEQELAEYLGRTDVEVSEEKPILVDQFLEDAYEYDVDALADGTHVYVAGLMQHIEAAGVHSGDSACVFPPYEASQDIRSQLVDATARIAREVGVQGFLNIQFAVKDGVLYVLEVNPRASRTVPFISKASGVDLVDAAVKLWEGTDLAAQGLINDDHTGIPGVGLGDCITGWAVKEAMFSFDRFRDTDPMLGPEMKSTGEVIGLGASFGEAFSKATAATGTILPTKGSVFVAVNDYDKPKIVPIVRELEQMGFAIKATRGTAEYLFSQGIIAEVILKYHEGHPNIVDHLQAGKIDLVINTPLGRYTQKDDGYLRIEAMKNKVPYTTTTSAAKAALEGIKYLLTGEVIPRPLPSGRL, encoded by the coding sequence ATGCCCGCAAGAAAAGACATTAAGAAAATCCTCATCATCGGTTCCGGTCCAATTGTAATCGGTCAGGCCTGTGAGTTCGACTACTCGGGTAACCAAGCCGTAAAAGCCCTAAAAGAAGAAGGCTACGAGGTAGTACTGGTCAACCCGAACCCGGCAACCATCATGACCACACCGGGTACCGCTGACACCATCTACATGGATCCCCTGGAAGTACCCTACCTGGAAGCCATCATCGCCAAGGAACGCCCGGATGCAGTCCTGCCCACCATGGGCGGCCAGACCGCCCTCAATGTCACCCTCGACCTCGGGCGTGCCGGAGTCTTCGAGCGGTACAATGTAGAGCTTCTGGGGGCAAGCATCGAAAGTATCGAGCTCGCCGAAGACCGGGGCAAGTTTAAGGACCTCATGACCAAAATCGGCCTGGACAGTCCCCGATCAACCCTGGCTCACAACTACGATGAGGCCATGGCCTTCGCTGAGCAGCAGGGTGTGCCCCTCATTATCCGGCCCAGCTATACCCTGGGCGGCCGGGGAGGCAGTATCGCCAACAATTGGGAAGATGTTGGGCCCTTCATTAAGAGGGCCTTGGCTGAGAGCCCCGTCCATCAAATCCTTATTGAAGAAAGCCTTGTGGGGTGGAAAGAATTCGAAATGGAGGTCATGCGGGATCAGGCGGACAATGCCGTTATCATCTGCAGTATTGAAAACATAGATCCCATGGGCGTTCATACCGGGGATAGCATTACCGTGGCACCAATACAAACCCTCTCGGATGTGGAGTACCAGCGCATGCGTACAGCCTCCATAGAAATACTCAGGGCGGTAGGGGTGGATTGCGGCGGATCGAATGTTCAGTTCGCCCTTAATCCCGAGGACGGACGGATGATCGTCATTGAGATGAACCCCCGGGTAAGCCGGTCATCGGCTTTGGCTAGTAAGGCCACGGGCTTTCCCATTGCTCGGAGCTCTGCCAGGTTAGCCGTCGGGTTTACCCTGGATGAGATCATGAACGATATCACCGGCAAGACGGTCTCATGTTTTGAGCCCTCTCTGGATTATGCCGCCGTAAAGGTGCCCCGATTTGAGCTTGAAAAATTCCCCCGGGGTTATGCTGAGCTGGGTACCCAGATGAAAAGTGTGGGGGAGAGTCTTGCCCTGGGCCGGACCGTTTCGGAGGCACTAAATAAAGCCATCCGTGCCGCAGAGTTCGGCTTTGAGGGCTTGGAAGACCTGGCCCACCTAAACGATGAAGAAATTCTATCCATGCTAAAAAAACTGCATCCTCGGAGAATCTTCGCGGCATACACAGCCATTAAGAGGGGCGGGTATCCTGCAATTCAGCAGGTTGCCGATCTGACCGGCTACGACCCCTGGTTTCTCTACGGGATGCATGAGCAGGCCGAGCTCGAAAAGAAGCTGGCGCGCCAGGAATTAACCGATGAACTCCTGTTGGAGGCAAAACGCCTCGGATTAAGCGATAAGAGGATCTCGAAGCTGGTAGGCCAGGCAACCTTCGGTGAACGCGCCTCCCATCTGAGTCCTCGGGAGATCGAAGCCCGCCGTGAAGAGGCGGGGATCCATGCGGGGTACCATTTTGTGGATACCTGCTCCGGAGAATTTGAGGCTCAAACCCCGTATTTTTACAGCACCTACGGCGAAGTAAACGAGAGCCACCCTATGCAAGATCGCGGGGTGATAATCTTGGCATCAGGGCCGAACAGGATCGGTCAGGGGTTGGAGTTTGATACCTGCTGTACCCTCTCATCTCTGGCGTACCGGCGTCAGGGGGTAAAAACGGTAATCATCAACTCGAATCCGGAAACGGTCTCCACGGACTTCAATGTGAGCGACCGGTTATACATCGAACCGCTTACCCTTGAGGACGTAAAAGAGATTATGCGTGCTGAGGGAATCAGGGATGTGGTGGTCCAGCTGGGCGGTCAAACACCCCTGAACATGGCTGAAGCCCTGGAGCAATGGGGTGCCCGGGTTGTAGGAACCCCAGTTGGCAGCATCAAAGGCGCCGAAGATCGGCGGCTCTTCGCCGAATTGATAACCCGGACCGGCCTGCGGCAGCCGGAAAACCGGAGCGCTGGAACCATGAGTCAGGTTCGAGCCTATGCCCAGGAGATCGGGTATCCGGTACTGTTAAGGCCAAGCTACGTCCTTGGTGGACGGAGTATGATGGTCGCCTTCAATGAACAGGAACTCGCCGAGTATTTGGGCAGAACCGATGTGGAAGTTTCGGAGGAAAAACCCATCCTGGTGGATCAATTCCTGGAGGATGCATACGAATACGATGTGGACGCTCTGGCGGACGGGACACATGTCTACGTTGCCGGGCTCATGCAGCATATCGAAGCAGCCGGAGTTCACTCCGGGGACAGTGCTTGTGTATTCCCGCCCTATGAGGCAAGTCAGGATATTCGGTCACAGTTGGTTGATGCTACTGCCCGGATAGCCCGGGAGGTTGGTGTCCAGGGCTTTTTGAATATCCAGTTTGCTGTGAAGGACGGAGTTCTCTACGTTCTCGAGGTAAATCCCCGGGCCAGTAGAACCGTACCCTTTATCTCCAAGGCCAGCGGAGTGGACCTGGTAGATGCGGCGGTTAAGCTCTGGGAGGGCACGGATCTTGCCGCCCAAGGGCTTATAAACGACGACCACACCGGAATTCCCGGAGTGGGTCTCGGCGATTGCATAACAGGCTGGGCGGTAAAAGAGGCGATGTTTAGCTTCGACCGCTTCCGCGATACCGATCCCATGCTCGGTCCTGAGATGAAGTCCACCGGAGAGGTGATCGGGCTGGGAGCAAGCTTCGGCGAGGCCTTCTCTAAGGCCACAGCCGCAACCGGTACCATCCTTCCCACCAAGGGCAGTGTTTTTGTGGCTGTCAACGATTATGACAAACCGAAGATCGTGCCCATTGTTCGGGAGCTGGAGCAGATGGGTTTCGCCATAAAGGCAACCCGGGGCACCGCGGAATACCTGTTCTCCCAGGGCATAATCGCGGAGGTCATTCTTAAATACCATGAAGGCCACCCGAATATCGTGGATCACCTTCAGGCTGGTAAAATTGATCTGGTAATCAACACACCCCTGGGACGGTATACACAGAAGGATGACGGATACCTGCGTATTGAGGCTATGAAGAACAAGGTGCCTTACACCACCACGACCTCAGCAGCCAAGGCCGCCTTGGAAGGAATCAAATACCTGCTCACCGGAGAGGTTATTCCCCGTCCCCTTCCGTCTGGGCGGTTGTAG
- the cimA gene encoding citramalate synthase, with protein sequence MSAHTKSVAIFDTTLRDGMQGLEINYSLEDKLSIAKKLDEIGIDYIEGGFPLSNDKEAAFFNHCKSMSFSHAKIASFGSTRKPGGKAESDGHIRALLEAQTPVVVIVGKTWMAHVEKVLGTTAKENLAMIADSISFLKREGREVVFDLEHFFDGYKDHRDYALEVLKTASHAGADVLVPCDTNGGTLPHEVSAIYEDLKSQSLAPLGGHFHNDCGTAVANSLAAVQGGAVHIQGTINGWGERCGNANLCAIMPNLTLKMGYHAACADHMEKLTSLSRFVAEKANIIPDKRQPYVGIASFSHKAGQHADVILKAAHLMEHLDGSLVGNHRQVLLSELAGKSTIVEKMKKYGSFEKNHPAVETLIRTLKDKENDGYEYEAAEGSFDLLMRQALGEYKQLIELKNYHLESYKTANAQSKTVGRMFLSDQGREVMGAAVCIGPVETLDGSLRDALSPHYPFLDGLRLTDYRVRVLNPESASAAKVRVFITSTNGDEEWTTVGVNENIVEASWEALVDSYEYYYNNHYEELPPEAR encoded by the coding sequence ATGTCGGCACATACAAAATCGGTAGCTATCTTCGATACCACCCTCCGCGATGGTATGCAGGGGTTGGAAATTAACTACTCCCTGGAGGATAAACTCTCTATAGCAAAAAAATTGGACGAAATAGGCATTGATTATATCGAGGGAGGATTTCCCCTCTCCAACGATAAGGAGGCCGCCTTCTTTAATCACTGCAAGTCCATGAGCTTTTCCCATGCCAAGATTGCCTCCTTCGGTAGCACCCGTAAACCTGGCGGAAAAGCTGAATCAGACGGCCATATCCGAGCGCTCCTGGAGGCCCAAACTCCAGTGGTGGTTATTGTCGGCAAAACCTGGATGGCCCATGTGGAAAAGGTATTAGGGACCACAGCGAAAGAGAACCTCGCCATGATTGCGGATTCCATCAGCTTCTTAAAAAGGGAGGGCCGTGAGGTTGTCTTTGATTTAGAACATTTTTTCGACGGATACAAGGATCACCGGGACTACGCCCTGGAGGTTCTTAAAACCGCCAGCCATGCCGGAGCAGATGTTCTGGTACCCTGCGATACCAACGGCGGAACCCTGCCCCACGAGGTATCCGCTATCTACGAAGATCTAAAAAGCCAATCCTTGGCACCCCTCGGCGGCCACTTCCACAACGACTGCGGTACTGCCGTAGCTAATTCCTTAGCAGCGGTCCAAGGTGGAGCGGTGCATATCCAAGGCACCATCAATGGATGGGGGGAGCGCTGCGGCAATGCGAACCTCTGTGCGATTATGCCCAACCTTACCCTCAAAATGGGGTATCACGCCGCCTGCGCGGATCATATGGAAAAACTTACCAGTTTATCCCGGTTCGTTGCGGAAAAGGCGAATATCATTCCAGATAAGCGTCAGCCCTACGTCGGTATCGCTAGCTTTTCCCACAAGGCAGGTCAGCATGCCGATGTCATCCTCAAGGCCGCCCATCTCATGGAACATTTGGATGGCAGCCTGGTAGGGAATCATCGCCAAGTGCTGCTCAGCGAACTTGCCGGAAAATCCACCATCGTGGAAAAAATGAAGAAATACGGCAGCTTCGAAAAGAATCATCCTGCGGTTGAGACCCTCATCCGCACCCTCAAGGATAAGGAAAACGACGGGTATGAATACGAAGCCGCAGAAGGAAGCTTCGACCTGCTCATGCGTCAGGCATTAGGGGAGTACAAACAGCTCATTGAACTCAAGAATTACCATCTTGAATCCTATAAAACGGCGAATGCCCAGTCCAAGACTGTCGGCAGGATGTTTCTCAGCGATCAGGGACGGGAGGTCATGGGAGCTGCGGTTTGTATCGGCCCGGTTGAGACCCTGGATGGTTCGCTCCGGGATGCCCTCAGCCCCCACTACCCCTTCCTGGATGGTCTCCGGCTTACCGACTACCGGGTCAGGGTACTCAACCCGGAGAGTGCCTCGGCAGCCAAGGTCAGAGTCTTTATAACCTCCACCAACGGAGATGAGGAATGGACAACGGTGGGTGTAAACGAAAACATCGTCGAGGCGTCATGGGAGGCATTGGTGGATAGTTACGAATACTATTACAACAACCACTATGAGGAACTACCGCCCGAGGCCCGTTGA
- a CDS encoding P-loop NTPase: MPVIVPIASGKGGVGKTITALHLALGLASHGKAVVLVDGDSGSSNLHTLLGVPKEQPGIGSIIQRQERHISDLILATSADHLFFIPGDGWNTGTSNPPYWVKRRLGKELQELVADFVILDLSPGTGLFTLDMFLLSNFGLVVTTPEIPSLLNSYSFIKHAALRSMQQLTPRNTPEGAFFENLHRRNIGSKGTTLPHLIEELHSQNPELAERCSEQLTLLRPQLVLTLGTNPKDLDFGSTLRDVTMAHLGVKSDFIGFVPWYAQMRSLVNGKNNLFSQAPDSSTAKSYRHLAQRVLSFENSVTNRYIPPDLEELGKESQF, encoded by the coding sequence ATGCCGGTAATTGTTCCTATAGCCAGTGGAAAGGGCGGTGTTGGAAAGACTATCACCGCCCTGCACCTCGCTCTCGGTCTTGCCTCCCATGGAAAGGCAGTGGTTTTGGTAGACGGGGATTCAGGTAGTTCTAACCTGCACACCCTGTTGGGTGTGCCGAAGGAACAACCGGGTATCGGGAGCATCATCCAACGGCAAGAGCGCCACATCTCCGATCTAATTCTCGCCACGTCAGCCGATCATCTGTTTTTTATCCCGGGCGACGGCTGGAATACCGGCACCTCCAACCCTCCCTATTGGGTAAAACGTCGTCTCGGGAAGGAGCTCCAGGAACTGGTGGCCGATTTTGTGATTCTCGATCTGAGTCCGGGCACCGGATTGTTCACCCTGGATATGTTTCTTCTTTCAAATTTTGGGCTGGTGGTAACCACTCCGGAAATTCCATCCCTTTTGAACAGTTACTCCTTCATAAAACATGCGGCTCTGCGGAGCATGCAACAACTTACTCCGCGGAACACCCCGGAAGGCGCATTTTTTGAGAACCTACACCGTCGCAACATCGGCAGCAAAGGCACAACACTCCCTCACCTCATCGAGGAATTGCATTCCCAAAACCCTGAATTAGCTGAGCGTTGTAGCGAACAGCTAACCCTGCTTAGACCCCAATTGGTTTTGACTCTGGGGACCAATCCCAAGGATTTAGATTTCGGATCAACCCTCCGGGACGTAACCATGGCGCATCTGGGTGTAAAGAGTGATTTTATTGGTTTTGTCCCCTGGTACGCCCAGATGCGGAGTCTGGTCAACGGTAAGAACAACCTGTTTTCTCAGGCACCCGATAGTTCCACCGCTAAGTCATACCGCCACCTAGCACAACGGGTCCTGAGTTTTGAAAACAGCGTCACCAACCGGTACATTCCCCCTGATCTTGAGGAACTCGGGAAAGAAAGTCAGTTTTAA
- a CDS encoding polyphenol oxidase family protein, translating to MDRNFLSLLSRGRFTAGISTRRIGDGQPDPDSIYAALTGAAGSGSANGTLLVHSQVHSLRVVIYSSEMLTRTGKGWTGRLGVAEGRWIHLPDSPEDRYTLSVSFRTMPVLNQDELGALARSMDADGVVTDLEQVVPGVLVADCHPLYIWGELPGREVRGILHSGWQGCGISMVAGRAMNRYWGIPFSDISVYSGPGICSRCYPVTEDRAAVFVSRFGAGAVGRAQGTGEFSGRLMPSIDIQEANRLATLDMGMQWLGGTGLCTAEQEVLWSHRCRERRGAGRMLAFWLPTAELYESWRS from the coding sequence ATGGATAGGAACTTTCTCAGCCTTTTGTCCCGAGGCCGATTCACCGCCGGTATAAGCACCCGCCGGATTGGAGACGGACAGCCGGATCCTGATTCTATATATGCTGCTCTTACCGGGGCTGCCGGAAGCGGTTCTGCTAATGGAACTCTGTTGGTGCATTCCCAGGTCCACAGCCTTCGGGTGGTGATTTATTCCTCGGAGATGCTTACCCGGACTGGCAAGGGATGGACCGGTCGGTTGGGAGTAGCAGAGGGGCGGTGGATCCACCTGCCGGATTCACCCGAGGATCGGTATACCCTTTCGGTATCCTTCCGGACCATGCCTGTCTTAAATCAGGATGAGCTTGGTGCCTTAGCACGGAGCATGGATGCCGATGGCGTTGTTACCGACCTGGAACAGGTTGTCCCCGGGGTGTTGGTGGCGGACTGTCATCCCCTCTATATCTGGGGCGAACTTCCAGGTAGGGAGGTGAGGGGAATTCTGCATTCCGGATGGCAGGGATGCGGGATTTCTATGGTAGCCGGCCGGGCAATGAATAGATACTGGGGGATTCCTTTTTCAGATATCTCTGTGTATAGTGGGCCAGGCATTTGCAGCCGTTGCTATCCGGTGACCGAGGATAGGGCTGCGGTGTTTGTATCCCGGTTCGGCGCCGGGGCTGTCGGAAGGGCACAGGGTACGGGTGAATTTTCCGGCAGGCTCATGCCGAGTATTGATATTCAGGAAGCAAACCGGTTGGCTACCCTGGATATGGGGATGCAGTGGCTCGGGGGGACCGGACTCTGTACCGCTGAGCAGGAAGTACTATGGTCCCATAGATGCCGGGAACGGCGGGGGGCCGGTCGGATGCTTGCGTTCTGGCTGCCTACAGCAGAGCTTTATGAATCGTGGAGGAGTTGA
- a CDS encoding adenine phosphoribosyltransferase: MTVQELDKAIRRVPDFPKPGICFYDITSILMNPEAFRYCVDQLAAITKDLNAQVIGAIEARGFLFATPVAQALGLPVLLLRKKGKLPGKTLSKRYALEYGEDEIFVHQEDVTPGSRVVLLDDLIATGGTLKAGGAMLQEAGAMVVGALGVIGLPFLGYEKFLDPVPVRTIITYESE, from the coding sequence ATGACAGTACAAGAACTGGATAAGGCCATCCGGCGGGTGCCGGATTTTCCCAAACCGGGTATTTGTTTTTATGACATTACCAGCATCCTTATGAACCCCGAAGCATTCCGCTATTGTGTGGACCAACTAGCGGCTATCACCAAGGATTTGAACGCCCAGGTGATTGGCGCAATTGAGGCTCGGGGATTTCTGTTTGCCACCCCGGTTGCGCAGGCATTAGGGCTTCCGGTGCTGTTACTCCGGAAAAAAGGAAAGCTGCCGGGGAAGACCTTGAGCAAACGCTATGCCTTGGAATACGGTGAGGATGAGATATTCGTGCACCAAGAGGATGTTACTCCGGGATCCAGGGTAGTGCTGCTTGATGACCTCATTGCCACCGGGGGTACCCTAAAGGCTGGAGGTGCAATGCTTCAGGAAGCTGGGGCAATGGTTGTGGGGGCCTTGGGAGTAATCGGTCTACCGTTTTTAGGCTATGAAAAATTTTTAGACCCGGTTCCCGTTCGTACCATCATTACCTATGAAAGCGAATGA